In Hamadaea flava, a genomic segment contains:
- a CDS encoding nuclear transport factor 2 family protein: MTVLDLVQRWAAAEQRNDATALDQVLADGFVGVGPFGFVLNRQQWLARFGQGLANQAVAVEEPQVHDHDGAAVVIGVLDQHTTHQGQDKSGRYRVTIVAVGDAGEQRVAAVHIGPLHDPRR, translated from the coding sequence ATGACCGTCCTCGACCTCGTGCAGCGCTGGGCCGCCGCCGAGCAGCGGAACGACGCGACCGCGCTGGATCAGGTGCTGGCCGACGGTTTCGTCGGCGTCGGCCCGTTCGGCTTCGTGCTGAACCGGCAGCAATGGCTCGCCCGGTTCGGTCAGGGCCTGGCCAACCAGGCCGTGGCCGTGGAAGAGCCGCAGGTGCACGACCACGACGGGGCTGCCGTGGTGATCGGCGTCCTCGACCAGCACACGACCCATCAAGGCCAGGACAAGTCCGGCCGATACCGGGTCACGATCGTGGCCGTCGGCGACGCCGGCGAACAGCGGGTGGCGGCCGTGCACATCGGCCCGCTGCACGACCCCCGGCGTTGA
- a CDS encoding TetR/AcrR family transcriptional regulator, with product MGLREVKKEQTRRHLAEVAGRLFAERGFDRVTVAEVAREAQVAEATVFNYFPAKEDLFYSRFESFESGLVDAVRDRAPGVSALAAFRDRLLRTGGLLAQVATDAEAWERLRTLNRVIAGSAALRTREQRVMAEATAALAGLLAAEPGADEVTAYVVANALMGVHRALIDHVRRAVAAGVAPDRLAAETTEFGVRAFDLLATGLGGQS from the coding sequence ATGGGGTTGCGGGAAGTCAAGAAGGAACAGACTCGGCGACACCTCGCCGAGGTCGCGGGCCGGTTGTTCGCCGAGCGCGGGTTCGACCGGGTGACCGTCGCCGAGGTGGCCCGCGAGGCCCAGGTCGCCGAGGCGACCGTCTTCAACTACTTCCCGGCCAAGGAAGACCTCTTCTACTCGCGGTTCGAGAGCTTCGAGAGCGGGCTCGTCGACGCCGTCCGTGATCGTGCGCCGGGCGTGTCGGCGCTGGCCGCGTTCCGGGATCGACTGCTGCGTACTGGGGGACTGCTGGCCCAGGTCGCCACGGACGCGGAGGCGTGGGAGCGGCTGCGGACGCTCAACCGGGTCATCGCCGGCAGCGCCGCTCTGCGTACGCGCGAGCAGCGGGTCATGGCCGAGGCGACCGCTGCGTTGGCCGGGCTCCTCGCCGCCGAGCCGGGTGCTGACGAGGTCACCGCGTACGTGGTCGCCAACGCGCTGATGGGAGTGCATCGCGCGCTCATCGATCACGTCCGGCGAGCCGTCGCCGCCGGGGTCGCGCCGGATCGGCTCGCCGCCGAGACGACCGAGTTCGGCGTACGCGCCTTCGATCTGCTCGCCACCGGCCTGGGAGGACAGTCGTGA
- a CDS encoding LemA family protein, with amino-acid sequence MEWLIGIVCLVLIVLVVGGWGVSVYNGLVRARNGYKNAFAQIDVQLTRRHDLIPNLVETAKGYIKHERETLEAVTAARTRAVTAQSAAGANPGDPAAMQELGGAEGMLTQALGRLFAVAEAYPDLKANQNMMQLSEELTSTENRVAFARQAYNDSVMAYNNKREVFPANLIAGMGGFGQAALLEIEDPQQRQAPKVQF; translated from the coding sequence ATGGAATGGCTGATCGGCATCGTCTGTCTGGTTCTGATCGTGCTTGTCGTCGGCGGGTGGGGCGTGTCCGTTTACAACGGGCTCGTTCGCGCGCGCAACGGGTACAAGAACGCCTTCGCCCAGATCGATGTGCAACTCACCCGGCGGCATGACCTGATCCCCAACCTGGTGGAGACGGCCAAGGGGTACATCAAGCACGAGCGGGAGACCCTCGAGGCCGTCACCGCGGCGCGGACCCGGGCCGTCACGGCGCAGTCCGCCGCCGGAGCGAACCCGGGCGACCCGGCCGCGATGCAGGAGCTGGGCGGGGCCGAAGGCATGCTGACGCAAGCGCTGGGCCGCCTGTTCGCGGTCGCCGAGGCCTACCCGGATCTGAAGGCCAACCAGAACATGATGCAGCTCTCCGAGGAGCTGACCAGCACGGAGAACCGGGTCGCGTTCGCGCGCCAGGCGTACAACGACTCCGTCATGGCCTACAACAACAAGCGGGAGGTCTTCCCGGCGAACCTGATCGCGGGGATGGGCGGCTTCGGCCAGGCCGCGCTGCTGGAGATCGAGGACCCGCAGCAGCGTCAGGCGCCCAAGGTCCAGTTCTGA
- a CDS encoding M48 family metallopeptidase — MDFFGRQQQVRRMSARLVVLFVVAVIGIIVTVALAVITAFGAWDEDPTTIVGLAVAAAFVTGLSIGLASLFRTVSLRGGGGKVAIELGGVLVPQDTTDPQLRRLRNVVEEIAIASGVPVPEVYVLPREQGINAFAAGWSPTDAAVAVTQGSLDRLNRDELQGVIAHEFSHVLNGDMRLNIRLIGLLFGILFLTVIGRELLRWGFFAGGGNNRSSRDGEKSGGNPLPLIGIAMVGAGLIGVFAGRLIQASVSRQREYLADASAVQFTRQTSGIAGALKKIGGLPTGSQVRNPREEEVGHMLFGSGRRLSSLFATHPPLADRIKVLEPEFDPAELDRLAQQWAQQPPDGQQEDIALGFAPPAAAAPAPAPKAAVQPHVVVTQVAAPTSESYQRAGTLLGEIPEAVLGRARNPQTVGPLVLGLLMAEDPSARNAQHRTLQEKLGQRIADAALAEAGDLATLAPAHRLPLAEIAFPALRSLATADQQALLGAVFALIHADGRITVFEYCMSRLLLGQLQESMKPNSGWREPQRTLAASTDAALILLAVLAQAGAVSATRAQSAFDAGVAVLLPGKQAEYVAPPRGVVELESVWAALDGLVPDDKSRLVQAIVAVIGSDGTVTVAEAELLRTVCSLLHCPLPPLS, encoded by the coding sequence ATGGACTTCTTCGGCCGCCAGCAACAGGTACGCCGCATGTCGGCGCGCCTGGTGGTGCTCTTCGTCGTAGCCGTCATCGGCATCATCGTCACCGTCGCGCTGGCGGTGATCACGGCGTTCGGCGCCTGGGATGAGGATCCCACGACGATCGTCGGCCTGGCCGTCGCCGCCGCCTTCGTGACCGGACTGTCGATCGGGCTGGCCAGCCTGTTCCGGACGGTCAGCCTGCGGGGCGGCGGCGGCAAGGTCGCCATCGAACTGGGCGGCGTCCTCGTGCCCCAGGACACGACCGATCCGCAGCTCCGGCGGCTGCGCAACGTGGTCGAGGAGATCGCCATCGCGTCCGGCGTACCGGTGCCGGAGGTGTATGTGCTGCCTCGGGAGCAGGGCATCAACGCCTTCGCCGCGGGCTGGTCGCCGACGGACGCGGCGGTCGCGGTCACCCAGGGGTCGCTGGACCGGCTCAACCGCGACGAGTTGCAGGGCGTCATCGCCCACGAGTTCAGCCACGTCCTCAACGGAGACATGCGGCTCAACATCCGGCTGATCGGGCTGCTGTTCGGCATCCTGTTCCTCACCGTCATCGGGCGGGAGCTGCTGCGCTGGGGCTTCTTCGCGGGCGGCGGCAACAACCGGTCGTCCCGGGACGGCGAGAAGTCCGGCGGCAACCCGTTGCCGCTGATCGGCATCGCGATGGTCGGCGCGGGCCTCATCGGCGTCTTCGCCGGACGGCTCATCCAGGCGTCGGTGTCCCGGCAACGGGAGTACCTGGCCGACGCCTCGGCCGTGCAGTTCACCCGGCAGACCTCCGGCATCGCCGGGGCGCTGAAGAAGATCGGCGGGCTGCCGACCGGCTCGCAGGTCCGCAATCCGCGCGAGGAGGAGGTCGGGCACATGCTGTTCGGCTCCGGCCGCCGCCTCAGCTCGCTGTTCGCCACCCACCCGCCGCTGGCCGACCGGATCAAGGTGCTGGAGCCGGAGTTCGACCCGGCCGAGCTGGACCGGCTGGCGCAGCAGTGGGCGCAGCAGCCGCCGGACGGGCAGCAGGAGGACATCGCGCTCGGCTTCGCACCGCCTGCGGCGGCCGCCCCCGCTCCCGCGCCCAAGGCGGCGGTGCAGCCGCACGTCGTGGTGACCCAGGTCGCCGCCCCGACCAGCGAGTCCTATCAGCGGGCCGGAACGCTGCTCGGCGAGATCCCCGAGGCCGTCCTCGGCCGCGCCCGGAATCCGCAGACCGTCGGCCCGCTGGTGCTGGGGCTGCTCATGGCGGAGGACCCGTCGGCTCGGAACGCCCAGCACCGGACGCTGCAGGAGAAGCTCGGCCAGCGGATCGCCGACGCCGCCCTGGCCGAGGCCGGCGACCTGGCCACGCTCGCCCCGGCGCACCGGCTGCCACTGGCCGAGATCGCCTTCCCGGCGCTGCGCTCGCTGGCCACCGCCGACCAGCAGGCTTTGCTCGGCGCGGTCTTCGCGCTGATCCACGCCGACGGCCGGATCACCGTCTTCGAGTACTGCATGTCCCGACTGCTGCTCGGCCAGCTCCAGGAATCGATGAAGCCGAACTCGGGCTGGCGGGAACCGCAGCGTACGCTCGCGGCCTCGACGGACGCCGCGCTCATCCTGCTGGCGGTGCTCGCCCAGGCCGGCGCGGTCAGCGCCACCCGGGCCCAGAGCGCGTTCGACGCCGGAGTCGCCGTCCTCCTGCCCGGCAAGCAGGCCGAGTACGTCGCTCCCCCGCGCGGGGTCGTCGAACTCGAGTCGGTCTGGGCGGCGCTCGACGGCCTCGTCCCAGACGACAAGTCCCGTCTGGTGCAGGCGATCGTGGCGGTCATCGGGTCCGACGGCACGGTGACCGTCGCCGAAGCCGAGCTGCTGCGGACCGTCTGCTCCCTGCTGCACTGCCCGCTCCCCCCGCTCAGCTAG